In the Fusobacterium simiae genome, TAAGTAATGCTTGCATAGCACCTGCAAATGAACCAACACCTGCTTGTAAAAATATATGAGTTGGTTTTTCTTTAATTTTTTCTAATTCTTCTATTATTTCATTCATAATAGTAGAATAACCCTGCATTATCCAAAGAGGAATTTTCTCATATCCTTTCCAAGCAGTATCTTGCACCATTATCCAATTATTTTCTTTTGCCTTTTTATTTGCTAATCTCACAGCATCGTCATAATTCAAATCTGTAATACTTGCATCTGCTCCTTCATTTTGAATTGCTTTTAACCTCATTTGTGATGAACCTTTAGGCATATAAACAATTGAATTTTGTTGAAGATATTTTGCTACCCATGCAACTCCACGCCCATGATTTCCATCAGTTGCGGTAATAAAAGTTAAATTTCCTAATTTTTTCTTTATTTTATCTGAAGTTAAAACAGAAAATGGTAATTTAGAAATATCCTCATTTAGAACTTCACTTAAATATTTTCCTATTGCATAAGAGGCTCCTAAAACTTTAAAAGCATTTAACCCAAAACGTTTTGATTCATCCTTTAACCAAATATTTTTTACCCCACAATACTTTGCAAGCTCTTTTAAATCTATCAAAGGTGTTTTTTCATAATTAGGTAAACTTTTATGAAACTTTAAAACATTGTCAAGTGATTTTTTATCAAAACTAAATATTTTTCCTTTAGAATTTTTTCTTTTTTTATTTTCAACCCATTTAATTATTTTCATATAAGCATAACCTCCTAATTTATTCAATATACTAAATAATAAGCAAAATCTATGCCAAATTAGATTTATAAATTTAATCTCTATAAATAATTTAAATTTTTCTTTAAAAAATATGAGCTAATAAAAATCTTTAAATAATTTTATCAAAAAAAATTGTAATATAATATAATATTTTATTATCAATTTGATAAATTATTATCATTTTGATATTTCTCTTTTGTTCCTTATATTTTAGTATTTTTTTATTATTTTTTGAATATAATTTTATCAAATTGATAAATTATGTTATAATAAGTAAAAAAGGATGTAATATTATGAATTTTTTAAATTTTATTTTAGATGAGGTTAAAAAATATTCTGAAATTGTTTCAAAAGTTATAGATATGGATGTTGAAGTTATGGATTCGTCTTTTACTAGAATTGCAGGAACTGGAAGTTTAAAAGAGAAAGTTGGTTTAGATATGAAAGATGAATCTCATATTTATCATCAGGTCTTAGAATCTAAAGAAACAATTATAATTTTGGAACCTCGTGAAGATATGCATTGTCTTAGTTGTGAAAAGAAATTTTTATGTAAAGAAGAATTAGAAATTTCAACTCCTATTATG is a window encoding:
- the dpaL gene encoding diaminopropionate ammonia-lyase — protein: MKIIKWVENKKRKNSKGKIFSFDKKSLDNVLKFHKSLPNYEKTPLIDLKELAKYCGVKNIWLKDESKRFGLNAFKVLGASYAIGKYLSEVLNEDISKLPFSVLTSDKIKKKLGNLTFITATDGNHGRGVAWVAKYLQQNSIVYMPKGSSQMRLKAIQNEGADASITDLNYDDAVRLANKKAKENNWIMVQDTAWKGYEKIPLWIMQGYSTIMNEIIEELEKIKEKPTHIFLQAGVGSFAGAMQALLIEKYGLESPISIICEPNGANCIYKSFKEDDGIPHNVTGNLKTIMAGLACGEPNTISWEILKDYSNFALSCDDSISAKGMRVLSSPIAQDKRIISGESGAVGIGAFITLCENQNEYKDLWEKLNINSESRILCISTEGDTDKIGYKNIVWNGWYENN